One genomic segment of Mytilus trossulus isolate FHL-02 chromosome 4, PNRI_Mtr1.1.1.hap1, whole genome shotgun sequence includes these proteins:
- the LOC134715805 gene encoding transcription intermediary factor 1-beta-like, translated as MATSSGTLCGVCESQQVTTDASFWCPECDEGLCSTCLKYHNGSKSTRNHEVISVDNYRQLPSFVASVQHCCSEHDKKYQLYCLQHESPCCPLCVITNHKKCDLQSIDEIIKDSKTSAMFDDVKQRMNDIKVNLKRIIDDRDQNLSKVQLQKMKIQSEIQTMRDKINQHLDTIEQNILQELGDVEKGVSSEIRCIRTKLLKHTKNAEELDIHISAIKKYASNLQIFVGMKKIETDIDHAEKFMVSLLENGSLQQVDLDLKVDKKMSDILTIVGYGKISRSSTAPTVSMQAGKNKQAQYFVCPPVGTKTIDDIHISSHKKLKLPEVYIGRQLTGCTISPTGKIILVDWGYRTVFVLHEDESVLFQIKTQKPPFDVSFIDENIIAVSHGNRAPFNIELINISSGKIEKQIRISKKCHGITNEQDRLIYCSEGNGILSVDVSGNNACTVVEQPEMSDLNYVTASGGKLYHTNSTNDTVTCYTITGEKVWEYNDKSILKNIRGVTTDKDANVYVASHGNNSIVVISPDGKHAKRLPGMDGSLYQPHGIYLDKASNNLLVACYNGSAHMYKVS; from the coding sequence ATGGCAACATCAAGTGGTACTTTATGTGGTGTTTGTGAATCACAGCAAGTGACGACAGACGCATCCTTCTGGTGTCCTGAGTGTGATGAAGGTTTGTGTTCAACATGCTTAAAGTATCACAATGGTTCAAAATCGACTAGAAATCACGAGGTCATCTCTGTTGATAACTACAGACAGCTTCCGTCTTTTGTGGCTAGTGTCCAACATTGCTGTTCTGAACACGACAAAAAATACCAGCTTTACTGTCTACAACACGAAAGTCCATGTTGCCCCTTATGTGTTATCACCAACCACAAGAAATGCGACTTACAGTCAATTGatgaaattattaaagattCCAAAACGTCCGCAATGTTTGATGATGTGAAACAAAGAATGAACGACATAAAGGTTAATCTCAAAAGAATTATAGATGACCGAgatcaaaatttatcaaaggtacaactgcaaaaaatgaaaatacagtCTGAAATACAGACGATGCGcgacaaaataaatcaacatctAGATACTATCGAACAAAATATACTACAGGAGTTGGGTGATGTGGAAAAGGGAGTTAGTTCAGAGATACGATGTATTCGTACAAAACTTCTAAAGCACACGAAAAACGCAGAAGAGCTAGATATACATATTTCTGCTATTAAAAAGTATGCATCTAACCTACAGATTTTTGTTGGAATGAAGAAGATTGAAACAGATATAGACCATGCAGAAAAGTTTATGGTGTCATTGTTGGAAAATGGAAGTCTACAACAAGTTGATCTCGACTTgaaagttgataaaaaaatgtccGACATATTGACCATTGTTGGATATGGTAAGATATCCAGAAGTTCCACTGCCCCTACAGTTTCTATGCAGGCCGGGAAAAATAAACAAGCTCAATACTTTGTATGCCCTCCTGTCGGAACGAAAACAATCGATGATATACACATTTCTTCACATAAGAAGCTTAAACTCCCAGAGGTTTATATAGGAAGACAATTGACAGGATGTACAATATCTCCTACCGGTAAGATTATTCTTGTAGACTGGGGTTATCGCACTGTATTTGTCTTACACGAGGACGAGTCAGTactgtttcaaataaaaacacaaaagccGCCATTTGATGTCAGTTTTATTGATGAAAACATAATTGCAGTTTCCCATGGAAATCGTGCACCATTCAATATCGAGTTGATAAACATATCTTCTGGTAAAATAGAGAAACAAAtcagaatttcaaaaaagtGTCATGGTATAACAAATGAACAAGATAGGTTAATATATTGCTCAGAAGGAAACGGTATTCTGTCAGTTGATGTTTCTGGTAACAATGCTTGCACTGTAGTGGAGCAACCAGAGATGTCTGATTTAAATTACGTTACAGCCTCTGGAGGTAAACTGTATCATACAAATTCTACAAATGATACCGTAACATGTTATACCATTACAGGGGAGAAGGTTTGGGAATACAACGACAAATCAATTCTAAAGAATATACGTGGTGTAACTACTGATAAGGACGCCAATGTTTACGTTGCATCCCATGGAAATAACAGTATCGTCGTTATATCACCAGATGGAAAACACGCTAAACGTCTTCCGGGGATGGATGGTAGTTTATATCAACCGCATGGTATTTATCTTGACAAAGCCAGTAACAATCTGCTTGTAGCATGTTATAATGGTAGCGCTCATATGTATAAAGTGTCGTGA